ACCGGGCCGAGATAAGGCAACTGGATTTCCAGCAAACGATGGAAGTCCATCTCGTCGGCTTCGACGATGCCCTCGTTCGGGTGCTCCAGCGCCCAGACCATGCCGCCGATCACCGCCGACGTGACCTGTAGCGCGGTGGCGTTCTGATACGGCGCCAGTTCGCGCGTCTCCTCGATGGAGAGCTGCGAGCCGAACCAGTAGGCATTCTTGCCGTGGCCGTAGAGCAGCACGCCAAGCTCGTCGATGCCGTCGACGATCTCGTCTTCCTCGAGGATGTGGTGCTTCTCCTGCATCTTGCCCGAGCCGAACAGCTCATGCAGTGACAGCACCGCGTCGTCCGCCGGGTGATAGGCGTAGTGGCAGGTCGGCCGGTAAACGGCCTTGCCCGTTTGATCGCGCACCGTGAAATAATCCGAGATCGAGATCGACTCGTTGTGCGTCACCAGGAAGCCGTATTGCGCGCCGCGCGTCGGGCACCAGGTGCGCACGCGCGTGTTGGCGCCGGGCTGCATCAGATAGATGGCGGCCTGCGATCCCGTCTCATGCGTATGCGCGTTCGCCGGCATCCACTTCTCGTGCGTGCCCCATCCGAGTTCGGCCGGCTGCATGCCTTCCGACAGGAAGCCCTCGACCGACCAGGTGTTGACGAATACTTCCGGCGGCTTCGGCTTGTTGCAGCGCTGGGTGTCGCGTTCGGCGATATGGATGCCCTTGACGCCCGCATGACGCATCAGGTCCGCCCATTCGCCCTTGGTCTTCGGTTCGGGCACGTTGAGCTTCAGGTCCGCCGCGACGTTGAGCAACGCCTGCTTGACGAAGAACGACACCATGCCGGGATTGGCGCCGCAGCACGACACGGCCGTGGTCGAGCCCGGCTTGCGCGCCTTCTTGGCGGCGAGCGTTGCCTCGCGCAGCGCATAGTTCGAACGCGCCGCCGCGCCCTTCGACTTGTCGAAGTAGAAGCCGAGCCACGGCTCGTTGACCGTGTCGATGTAGAGCGCGCCCAGTTCGTTGCACAGCTCCATGATGTCGACCGAGCCGGTGTCGACCGACAAATTGACGCAGAAGCCCTGGCCGCCGCCCGCGGTCAGCAGCGGCGTCAGGATCTCGCGGTAATTGTCGCGGGTCAGGCCCTTCTGGATGAACTTGACGCCGTGCTTCTCGCAGAGCGCCTTGCGGCCCTCGTCCTTGGGGTCGAGAACGACCATGCGCGACTTGTCGTATTTGAGGTGGCGCTCGATCATCGGCAGCGTGCCTTTGCCGATCGAGCCGAAGCCGACCATCACTATGGGTCCGGTGATCGTGGCGTAGACGGGCCAATCGGTCATTTCTAATTTCCTCCAGATAATCAGGTCGTGATAGCCGCCCTGTGTGACAAACGGAAGGGACGCCCCGCTGTGGCGGAGCGT
The Pseudolabrys sp. FHR47 genome window above contains:
- a CDS encoding homospermidine synthase, coding for MTDWPVYATITGPIVMVGFGSIGKGTLPMIERHLKYDKSRMVVLDPKDEGRKALCEKHGVKFIQKGLTRDNYREILTPLLTAGGGQGFCVNLSVDTGSVDIMELCNELGALYIDTVNEPWLGFYFDKSKGAAARSNYALREATLAAKKARKPGSTTAVSCCGANPGMVSFFVKQALLNVAADLKLNVPEPKTKGEWADLMRHAGVKGIHIAERDTQRCNKPKPPEVFVNTWSVEGFLSEGMQPAELGWGTHEKWMPANAHTHETGSQAAIYLMQPGANTRVRTWCPTRGAQYGFLVTHNESISISDYFTVRDQTGKAVYRPTCHYAYHPADDAVLSLHELFGSGKMQEKHHILEEDEIVDGIDELGVLLYGHGKNAYWFGSQLSIEETRELAPYQNATALQVTSAVIGGMVWALEHPNEGIVEADEMDFHRLLEIQLPYLGPVKGYYTEWTPLTGRPGLFPEDIDTSDPWQFKNVLVG